The window CGGGAGATCCAGACGGCCgtgcggctgctgctgcccggcgAGCTGGCCAAGCACGCGGTCTCCGAGGGCACCAAGGCGGTCACCAAGTACACCAGCTCCAAGTAGAGCGGTGCGGATTACTCGATTTTAACCCAAAGGCTCTTTTCAGAGCCACCCACACTTTCAGTAAAAGAGTGGTTCACAGATGCGTGTTGGTGAGTGGTGCTATTTCATACTGTCTTTGGTTTTCAGAGTAGGTCGATCTGGttaaagatgggaaaaaaaggcttaCTGCTTTTGCTTCACATGTTAAAAGAACTCTGAATGTTTCTGGTGGTGTTTTATGTAACATCAAGGAACCGAGTAGGAGAAATTTGTAAATACTTTATGATACTCAAATCAAATTTCTAAGCCTAGTAAGCATTCATCTGACAGTCTTTTCAATTCTGAATTTTAAGCAAATAGAGGTACATACACATGGatgttgttttcctgctttgaaaTAAAGGAGCCTTTGTTACAGCTACAGACAGCCCTATCTGCCGCATTCACATCATTCCTAATGACGTCCCTGCTAAGCACCACCACCCTTTCCCTGGGACCTGGCCATGGGTAATGGAGCGGTTGTGTGCTTTGGGTCTCCATGgggacagcactgtgctcaTCTGTGACTTCTGCAAGACAGTGATGTTCCACATTTATCATCACCTACATAGAGCTGTACAGATGGTACTGGGTAAAGTATTACTTAAATGAGCCAAAGGGTTTCATAACACATGTGGCGTAGTTTGCTTTCCCGTCTAAATAATATAACAGAAGCTCCGCTGGGGACAGAGGAATTCATTAGTCTGGTGCACACACTGAGTGAGAGATGtgcttaacaacaacaaaaaaaaaggtgaatttatatttaagagaaaaagcGAGTGTGAGTGGGTTATGAAATGCGAGCGATAGGGAGAAGGCTGGTTTTAGGAAGAGCCTTTCACGCAGGCGCTGACATCCTGGCTGCGGGACAGATGGCCGTGTTCTGCTCTGTTGATGGAAAGCTGTGATCGTGCCGCGCTCCATGAGCGCTCCGCCgcaggggggggggagggggaagggcaCGAACCGGGGGCGGTGCTGCCTCCGGAGGGGCCGGGACTGCAGAGCGGGAAGGCGCCGTTACCTCCCGAGGAGCGCGGGCTTTTCAAATCCTCGCCGCTGTCCAATGGGGTGGCCGCCTCCGCGCCAGCCAATCAGTGCGCGCCCTTGTCTATAAATACGGGATCTCGCGGTGCCTCCTGCATAGTTTCCTTCCTCACTGCTAAGGGGCTGCTTCCCTAGAATGGCGCGTACGAAGCAGACGGCGCGTAAGTCGACGGGCGGGAAGGCGCCCCGCAAGCAGCTGGCCACCAAGGCGGCCCGCAAGAGCGCGCCGGCCACGGGCGGCGTGAAGAAGCCGCACCGCTACCGGCCCGGCACGGTGGCGCTGCGCGAGATCCGGCGCTACCAGAAGTCCACGGAGCTGCTGATCCGCAAGCTGCCCTTCCAGCGCCTGGTGCGCGAGATCGCGCAGGACTTCAAGACCGACCTGCGCTTCCAGAGCTCGGCCGTCATGGCGCTGCAGGAGGCGAGCGAGGCCTACCTGGTGGGGCTCTTCGAGGACACCAACCTGTGCGCCATCCACGCCAAGCGCGTCACCATCATGCCCAAGGACATCCAGCTCGCCCGCCGCATCCGCGGGGAGCGCGCCTGAGCTCCTGGCAGGAGAATCTTTGACTACCGAAAACCCAAAGGCTCTTTTAAGAGCCGCCACAGGGCCACTAAAAAGAGCTGTAAACTCTTAATCTTTTGAGGGTTTACTACTGCACGTGTTGCAGGTAGCCTTTTGTTGGCCGGGTTCTAAGGTAAGTGCCAAGGGAAGCATTGCCATGTTTTGGGGAGATTGAGAGAGATGTTTGTGTTGATTAAGTACTGCTTTGTTAGTGACAGGGGAAGGGTTCATTAATAAGAAAAACTCACTTTTATAGATCTAATTAGCAGACTAGCTTTTCTGGTACCAGTGGAAAAGGTTTTTGAGGGCTTTGATAAGCTGTAAGCAAAACTGCCTCAGTTCCATAAGCCAGTGTTCCTTCATGTAGTAGTGTTACTGAAAGCGGTGGTGAATGTATAAATGCAATTCTGTATTCACTGAATGTTTCCTTCCTCCACTGCAGTGTTACGAGGTAAGTGTAGCTCATTGTCCATGTTATTctgtagcttttattttctcctgctgaAAGGGTTACTTTGAATTTATTAATCCCACGGCTAAAAAGTgtctcattttgtttgtttatttgctttatttaggCCTTTAATGGTGAAGTAGCATGAAGTTTAGTCTCTATAGCTGCCCTTTCTTGCATGGGTGCTTCATCACACATGGGCTGAACATTCCTCTTGTAAGCAAGTCCCTCTTGTCAGTCGCCAGCCGTACTTAAGGGCTTTTAGTTTACGTCTGAAACCAATGCAACATTTCCTGGCAGAGCGTTGTGCCCAACGATTCCTGTACACCTATATGGGTAACGGGGTTTCTGCCGCTCTGCTTTGCGACTCCTTCCCATCCTACCCAAAAGTCCTACACCCGTTACCCCAAACACCATTTCCTAACCCATTTCCAATCTCCTGTTGCATCCCGTATCGCTTGCTcaatgcagcacagccctccttATGTCCATGTAATGCAGGGAGCGCCCGCTCTGCCTCAGCGAATGGGTTCTGCAGTGCTGCGTGGGAGTGGGTGAGATGCAGCTCTCACTTCTGTGGATGAACACAGACAGGGAGGATTGCTTGGAgggaaaagatatttttttcaaggcCTCGTGCAGTATATCACGGGttttgtggtgggttttttgttttgttttgtgattctttttttttccttctgtgtaaTTACTGCTACGTTCTGTTTCAGGGAAtattccttcctctgcttcagGAACTGTGGGCTCTGCAGCAAAATCTGACCAATCGCATTCCTTCGTGCtccattttctctcctgtttttttttccttcctttcagccATTTTCTTTTACTCTCAGCGCAGTAAcctgggaggggaggggaggggttgTGGCGTAGATCTCAGAATAACACTTTGCAACACTTGATCAGTTCATAGGCAGTTCTATGATTCCCACCCCAAAACGCACTGACATAagagctgtgctttcagaaCAGATTGATATATGTTGGTTTTAATTTTGCTGTGGATGATTACTGTCGTGCTTGTAGAAATGAgctgcagcaaaacacagcGAATTTCCTGTTTCTCTCTGTTGCACCGAGGGATCCATTAGTTACCAAAATCTCTTTGTCAGAATATATTTACACTAAATTCCATGGTGAGACCCAATCATGGCAAACAGTGTAATCTGTAATGGATGCTGAGTACATTGTAGAAGCTGCgtaaattatttacattttcacaCCAGTTTGGATAAAAAtgatgtttgtttattttttctttgtacttttGCATGTTTGAGGAGAAGGGAAGCTGGGTTTTATTGGTCAGGATTACTTTGAGTCCAACTTTGAGAGCTACATTtctaaataataacaataataaaaagaacacTTGAGCAGTTGAGAAGGAAGCAGCCATGCAAGGGTTTTGCAGGAAGAGTAAAATCATATGATCCCTGAATTTGCAATGCCTGGGCCCGAAGAAGGTCCGGTATTTAACACAGGAGGGCACTGATGATGATAATGTGTCAGAGCTCGTTACAGAGAATCAGACCGGTAGTCAGGAAGAATTTACTGCATGGAATTTGAAGCCTGTAACAACTGCAGTGGTGATACCAGCAATCACAGCAGACTGACTGCAAATCTCAAGTGGGCTTTGCTCTTTCCTCCTTACATAAATGATGAATCCCGTCAGCTTGCATGTGATGTTGATTCACTTAGCTGTAAAAGAGCAGTAACTGAAATCCCAGATCAGAcaaaggtaggaaaaaaaaaatagatctgcTCAGTGCAATATTTGGCTGAGACAAATCCTGGCTGTTGTGCCACCCTCTGTAAGTGATCCAGAGCACTGTTGTTATGGTCTGAATCAAATGACTGCTGGGATAAATCAGTCCAATGGGCAGCATCACCACTGAGGTCCTGGTGGATTTTTTACACTTTCATCAGAAATGCATAAGCTCCGATCAAAATAgcttttatataatatatatatatacatacatgtatataaatatacacatatatacgtgtgtatatatgtatatgtatgcatatatacacatgtgcgtatatatatatatatacacatatacttatatatatttgAATCAGCCCTACTTCAGGTGTTTAGTAGTTTAGAAAAAGCTCTAACCAAAATCTTTTTCCATAtgaaaagtgtttctttttcctccccccaccccccatttaAATTGAGCATTGTAATGTAGAATTAGTGTAGAGGGTGGtatctttttctctccaaagaGTCAGAAGTGATTTCAGCTGAATGGAAGCATCTTTTGTAGACTGTAGATGTACAAATATTGAAGAGGTGTAATACAGGCTGGTTTGTTTAGCTATGTGCTGGGCTAAGTCTGTGCTGAATGTGCTGATGTACACCTGCAGATGAAATACAGACAAAACATCCAACAAGTTGATAAGGCCACCATAtgtgctgttctctgctttctttacaCTTTATCCTAACCCAGTTTTATACATCTTTGAGGGCATTCCAACACCTTTGCATACCTGCCCCTTGTCATGTTCGAGACAGTTATGAGCACCTTgttctctctg of the Gallus gallus isolate bGalGal1 chromosome 1, bGalGal1.mat.broiler.GRCg7b, whole genome shotgun sequence genome contains:
- the LOC769852 gene encoding histone H3.2-like, whose amino-acid sequence is MARTKQTARKSTGGKAPRKQLATKAARKSAPATGGVKKPHRYRPGTVALREIRRYQKSTELLIRKLPFQRLVREIAQDFKTDLRFQSSAVMALQEASEAYLVGLFEDTNLCAIHAKRVTIMPKDIQLARRIRGERA